The Fluviicola sp. genome contains a region encoding:
- a CDS encoding OmpA family protein, with product MKLIYSLCFAVLAFGVNAQATKAPVKVVVKGFNGKPYPNDKVLFVGQKSKQTLSGVTNQAGQFVIQLPSGDVYDIRIQSIGDEIEYNTLEIPAVKPGEFFEEAELVIEYDPGTTFSFTNLQFETAKADLKAASYAHLKNLVEIMKRKKDLKIRIDGHTDSDGEERANQILSQQRAESVRNYLISQGIDAGRMQAKGYGESKPVADNTTPQGKAKNRRTEISIL from the coding sequence ATGAAACTCATATACTCTTTATGCTTCGCGGTCCTTGCTTTCGGTGTAAACGCACAAGCAACCAAGGCTCCTGTTAAAGTCGTTGTCAAAGGATTTAACGGGAAACCTTATCCGAATGACAAAGTGCTTTTCGTGGGACAAAAGTCCAAACAAACACTTTCGGGAGTTACGAATCAAGCCGGGCAATTCGTTATCCAGCTACCGAGTGGTGATGTTTACGATATCCGCATCCAAAGTATCGGCGATGAAATTGAGTACAATACCCTGGAAATTCCTGCGGTAAAACCCGGTGAATTTTTTGAAGAAGCAGAATTGGTCATTGAATACGATCCCGGAACGACTTTTTCGTTTACCAACCTTCAATTCGAAACGGCCAAAGCAGACCTGAAAGCTGCCAGCTATGCGCATCTGAAAAACCTGGTAGAAATTATGAAGCGCAAAAAGGACCTGAAGATTCGAATTGACGGACACACGGACAGTGACGGAGAAGAACGCGCCAATCAAATACTCTCACAGCAACGCGCGGAATCCGTCCGGAATTACCTCATCAGCCAGGGAATTGATGCCGGGCGCATGCAGGCAAAGGGTTACGGAGAAAGCAAACCTGTTGCTGATAACACCACTCCGCAAGGAAAGGCGAAGAACCGGAGAACGGAGATTTCCATCCTTTAG
- a CDS encoding imelysin family protein has translation MKKTAIGLFVLASVAFTACKKDKKEDETSTDQYAQQKTDIKKTYADMAFAVYKDSYTATVTLQTACHTLADNPSQANLDAAKQAWLDAREIYGLTEVFRFVDGPIDNTNDGPEGLINAWPMDENYVDYVVGEPNAGIINDVANYPTIDAATIVQANEFGGETKISCGYHAIEFLLWGQDLSALTAGQRSYEDYVIGGSTADNEGRRATYLKVVVDLLVSALDQVKDAWDPAIPGSYYHTFQALDSKTALRKMFNSMRVLAGDELAGERIYVAYENANQEDEHSCFSDNTHRDIYLNALAVENLYKGNYTSPFGNNISGYSLEDLVGTIDAAKNTALVNRFAATMGYIAVMYHPFDQAIVLPAERPKVLDVVTSLQSEQVDLDAAAAVFSITF, from the coding sequence ATGAAAAAAACCGCAATCGGGCTATTTGTACTTGCTTCAGTAGCATTTACTGCATGTAAGAAAGATAAAAAGGAAGACGAAACGTCTACGGATCAATATGCACAGCAAAAAACGGACATCAAAAAAACGTATGCGGATATGGCGTTCGCTGTATACAAGGATTCATATACTGCAACCGTAACCTTGCAAACTGCATGTCACACCTTGGCGGATAACCCTTCTCAGGCAAACCTGGATGCTGCTAAACAGGCATGGCTGGATGCACGTGAGATTTACGGTTTAACAGAAGTTTTCCGGTTTGTTGACGGACCGATTGACAATACCAACGACGGACCGGAAGGTTTGATCAATGCATGGCCGATGGACGAGAACTACGTGGATTATGTAGTGGGTGAGCCAAATGCTGGAATCATCAATGACGTAGCTAATTACCCGACTATTGATGCGGCAACAATCGTTCAGGCGAATGAATTCGGTGGTGAAACAAAAATTTCCTGTGGATACCACGCAATCGAATTCTTATTGTGGGGACAGGATTTAAGTGCGCTTACTGCCGGACAAAGATCTTACGAGGATTATGTGATCGGAGGCTCCACTGCTGATAACGAAGGCCGTCGTGCAACTTATTTGAAAGTAGTAGTTGACTTGTTGGTTTCTGCTTTGGACCAGGTGAAAGATGCTTGGGATCCTGCAATTCCGGGAAGCTACTACCATACTTTCCAGGCATTGGACAGCAAAACAGCTTTGCGTAAAATGTTCAACTCGATGCGTGTACTTGCTGGAGACGAATTGGCTGGTGAGCGTATCTATGTTGCTTACGAAAATGCAAACCAGGAAGATGAGCATTCTTGTTTCTCAGACAATACACACCGGGATATTTACCTGAATGCATTGGCAGTTGAGAACCTGTACAAAGGAAACTACACTTCTCCGTTCGGAAATAACATCAGCGGATATTCTCTGGAAGATTTGGTAGGTACGATCGATGCTGCAAAAAACACGGCATTGGTTAACCGTTTTGCCGCTACGATGGGATACATCGCTGTGATGTACCATCCGTTCGACCAGGCAATCGTGTTGCCGGCTGAGCGTCCTAAAGTATTGGATGTAGTGACTTCACTGCAAAGTGAACAAGTAGATTTAGATGCTGCAGCTGCAGTATTCTCAATAACATTTTAA
- a CDS encoding DNA starvation/stationary phase protection protein, producing the protein MKLNIGISDKDLKGIHQLLNAVLADGNILYIKLRKFHWNLSGDNFMELHQLFEAQYNDVALAIDEVAERISTLGGVAIGTTSEFAATSNLKETPGKVPDIQGMLKELVSDHETIVRALRQGIDDAEEKYNDVGTADFLTGLIQNHEKMAWKLRKYFKD; encoded by the coding sequence ATGAAACTGAACATTGGTATTAGCGACAAAGATTTAAAAGGAATCCACCAACTTTTAAACGCCGTATTGGCAGATGGCAATATTTTATACATCAAACTGCGAAAATTCCACTGGAATTTATCGGGGGATAATTTCATGGAACTACACCAGCTTTTTGAAGCGCAATATAACGACGTCGCATTAGCGATTGATGAAGTAGCAGAACGCATCAGTACGCTGGGTGGAGTGGCGATCGGGACAACTTCCGAGTTTGCTGCGACATCCAATCTGAAAGAAACACCCGGAAAAGTTCCGGATATCCAGGGAATGCTGAAAGAATTGGTCAGCGACCACGAAACCATTGTGCGGGCTTTGCGCCAGGGCATCGATGATGCAGAAGAAAAATACAACGATGTGGGAACAGCCGATTTTTTAACCGGGTTAATTCAGAACCACGAAAAAATGGCCTGGAAACTCCGCAAATATTTTAAGGATTGA
- a CDS encoding sterol desaturase family protein, with protein sequence MKEQISAFFNGLGLFSPLDFTDPVTYFIPGFILLILGEVFLYQVPRKLFTKGMIKDGKSSIGLGIGSVLLDFGMKAITLSFYFWLYNNFRLTDIFGIENFNDFFTWKWQLDHWWLWLLVMIVQDFGFYWHHRLSHKIRLFWTGHVNHHSATHLSLAIALRQGWFEIAYRDIWYIPFILIGFHPIMMCMMHQFNLIFQFWPHTDAIGKLGWFDKVFNSPSNHRVHHSRKIEDLDKNYGGIFMIWDHLFGTYKAEEQKTTEYGILHNISTYNVFHIVFDEFRDMVRDVKQASGLKAKLGYIFRAPGWKHDGKDERISTLQRELKKQAETR encoded by the coding sequence ATGAAAGAACAAATCTCCGCTTTCTTTAACGGCCTCGGATTATTCAGTCCGCTGGATTTCACGGACCCGGTTACTTATTTCATCCCGGGATTTATTCTACTGATCCTGGGCGAAGTATTCCTGTACCAGGTTCCCCGCAAGCTGTTTACCAAAGGAATGATCAAAGACGGGAAATCAAGTATCGGTTTGGGAATCGGGTCGGTATTGCTCGATTTTGGGATGAAGGCTATTACGCTTTCGTTTTACTTCTGGCTTTACAACAATTTCCGGCTCACGGATATTTTCGGCATCGAAAACTTCAACGATTTTTTCACCTGGAAATGGCAGCTGGACCATTGGTGGCTTTGGCTGCTGGTAATGATCGTGCAGGATTTCGGGTTTTACTGGCACCATCGTTTGAGTCATAAGATCCGCCTATTCTGGACCGGGCACGTAAACCATCATTCGGCTACCCATTTGAGTTTGGCTATTGCACTGCGCCAGGGCTGGTTTGAAATTGCCTACCGCGATATCTGGTACATTCCTTTCATCCTGATTGGTTTTCACCCGATCATGATGTGCATGATGCACCAATTCAACCTGATCTTTCAGTTCTGGCCGCATACGGATGCGATCGGGAAACTGGGCTGGTTCGACAAGGTTTTCAATTCACCTTCCAATCACCGCGTGCACCATTCCCGGAAAATCGAAGACCTCGACAAAAACTACGGCGGTATCTTCATGATCTGGGATCATTTGTTCGGAACTTACAAAGCGGAGGAACAAAAAACGACCGAGTACGGAATCCTTCACAATATCAGCACTTACAACGTTTTCCACATCGTGTTCGATGAATTCCGCGACATGGTGCGGGATGTGAAACAAGCTTCCGGTTTGAAAGCCAAACTTGGCTATATTTTCAGAGCACCCGGCTGGAAACACGATGGAAAAGATGAGCGCATTTCGACCTTGCAGCGGGAATTAAAAAAACAGGCGGAGACGCGATGA
- a CDS encoding sigma-70 family RNA polymerase sigma factor, whose protein sequence is MEKRLYDPLEIKKELAVLYRHFPEVKRLLRTFGCDGLTAEDLFQEALIIYLRKKNDPGFEFQLAPVHFIKQTCKLLWYNASRKDQKQGAGSLETDPEETPETWMEKELQYKQLESALTKIGEQCRELLHLFYGLGWNMTDIAKKLGFRNDKVAKAQKYRCIQKAKELVQEAQLNVELNQF, encoded by the coding sequence ATGGAGAAACGCCTATACGATCCTTTGGAAATCAAAAAAGAGCTTGCTGTGCTGTACAGGCACTTTCCGGAGGTCAAACGCTTGCTTCGAACCTTTGGTTGTGACGGCCTGACCGCAGAAGACCTCTTCCAGGAAGCCCTGATCATTTACCTGCGAAAGAAAAACGATCCCGGTTTTGAGTTCCAATTGGCTCCGGTTCATTTCATCAAACAGACCTGTAAATTGCTGTGGTACAATGCTTCCCGCAAAGATCAGAAACAAGGCGCAGGAAGCCTGGAAACGGATCCCGAAGAAACACCGGAGACCTGGATGGAGAAGGAATTGCAGTATAAGCAACTTGAGTCTGCCCTGACGAAAATCGGGGAGCAATGCCGCGAACTCCTGCATTTGTTCTACGGCTTGGGCTGGAACATGACAGATATTGCCAAAAAGCTCGGTTTCCGGAATGATAAAGTGGCGAAGGCCCAGAAATACCGCTGCATCCAAAAAGCCAAGGAATTGGTGCAGGAAGCTCAGCTGAATGTCGAACTCAATCAATTCTAA
- a CDS encoding DUF3108 domain-containing protein yields MKTRLIISAAVILVVGLACSMQEIALPTVSNNSFQTGEKLRYRITYGFIDAGEAVLEVKETSKKGNGTRDLYHIKGTGKTLGGFNAVYKVNDVYESYIDKKGIFPWQFVRRVEEGGYKLSQDYAFKQDKQKVHNGEKDFSTPSGIQDMISSFYYARTLNFKSAKVGDTFEFKCFMDDEIWPLKVKYLGDEKISIRKGKFNCMKFAPVVQTGRVFKKQDDLNFWVTKDENRIPILVKAKIPVGSVKLHLVEWSGLKHDLIKAK; encoded by the coding sequence ATGAAAACACGTTTGATTATCTCCGCAGCAGTCATTTTAGTAGTGGGTTTAGCTTGCAGTATGCAGGAAATCGCGCTGCCAACTGTTTCAAACAATTCATTTCAAACAGGAGAAAAACTGCGCTACCGCATTACATATGGTTTCATCGATGCGGGTGAAGCGGTCCTTGAAGTTAAGGAAACCAGCAAAAAAGGAAACGGAACACGCGATCTATATCATATCAAAGGAACGGGAAAAACACTCGGCGGATTCAATGCCGTTTACAAGGTGAATGATGTCTATGAAAGTTACATCGACAAAAAAGGGATTTTTCCGTGGCAATTCGTGCGTCGTGTGGAAGAGGGCGGATACAAGCTTTCCCAGGATTATGCATTCAAGCAAGACAAACAGAAAGTACACAACGGTGAGAAGGATTTCAGCACACCTTCCGGAATCCAGGATATGATCTCTTCATTCTACTATGCCCGGACTTTGAATTTCAAATCTGCAAAGGTCGGTGATACGTTCGAATTCAAATGTTTTATGGACGATGAAATCTGGCCGTTGAAAGTGAAATACCTGGGTGATGAGAAGATTTCCATCCGCAAAGGAAAGTTCAACTGTATGAAATTTGCCCCGGTTGTTCAAACCGGACGCGTGTTTAAAAAACAGGATGACCTAAACTTTTGGGTGACAAAAGACGAAAACCGCATTCCGATCCTGGTGAAAGCAAAAATTCCGGTGGGATCTGTTAAGCTTCATCTGGTGGAATGGTCGGGATTAAAACACG
- a CDS encoding DUF1345 domain-containing protein: MKFIRFKILLVFAIAFIVGLIFYCLNWSTQESIIFSWLTFGGLYLLESVITMIRIPSKSIRLRAKEEDLGVWMQFIVLVMTCSTALVAIIFWNSDNNSHFSKHSTIHEVFFIATVTLAWMVLHLSFTFRYAHLYYGDRDEKAAEDSRGLEFPGEEHPDYFDFAYYSFTIGMTFQVSDVVIKKKGLRRLTLAHSLVAFFFNTILIAITINEIINL, translated from the coding sequence ATGAAATTCATCCGATTTAAGATTTTACTGGTGTTTGCCATTGCTTTTATAGTGGGACTGATTTTCTACTGTTTAAATTGGTCGACCCAGGAAAGCATTATTTTTTCGTGGCTTACATTCGGCGGATTATACCTTCTGGAAAGTGTGATTACGATGATCCGCATTCCTTCCAAATCGATCCGCTTGCGTGCCAAAGAAGAAGATCTGGGTGTCTGGATGCAATTCATCGTATTGGTAATGACCTGTTCCACAGCTTTGGTGGCCATTATTTTCTGGAATAGCGATAACAACAGCCATTTCAGTAAGCACAGCACAATCCATGAGGTTTTCTTCATCGCTACCGTAACTTTGGCCTGGATGGTCCTGCACCTGTCGTTTACTTTCCGCTATGCCCATTTGTATTACGGCGACAGAGACGAGAAAGCTGCCGAAGATTCCCGCGGATTGGAATTTCCCGGAGAAGAGCACCCGGATTATTTTGATTTCGCTTACTATTCCTTCACGATCGGGATGACCTTCCAGGTTTCCGACGTCGTGATCAAAAAGAAAGGACTGCGCCGTTTAACACTGGCCCATTCCCTGGTCGCTTTTTTCTTCAATACCATCCTGATCGCCATCACGATCAACGAGATTATTAATCTGTAA
- a CDS encoding di-heme oxidoredictase family protein, translating into MKQLFLLGIVLSIVVFSCKKEETTVVSAYSDDSTLVNLAGDCSTGDQTSYAFSYQINGLTSAQSLMFYVGNSFFNQSWVQAPSSTTARDGLGPLFNARSCSACHFRDGRGAPQSNSGLLFRLGANFDNSPDAIYGGQLQDFSHNSITPEGSMGITYVEETGYFADGSTYSLRKPVYTVAGQSYGAMQGTTGISPRVGQQMIGLGLLELISEADILANADPNDANGDGISGVANYVTDIVSGMPVIGRFGWKANVGSIAHQVAGAFNGDIGITSTYFPNENYTANQPSCAGLPNGGTPEIEDNDLNAVILYAKTLAVPRRRNVTQGEVKFGAQYFKSLGCVSCHKMNFTTGFGGDIAPLKNQKITPYTDLLLHDMGPGLADNVPDHLASGSEWRTQPLWGLGLISLVNGHTYLLHDGRARSIEEAILWHGGEAEKSKENYKKLPAKQRAYLLKYLQSL; encoded by the coding sequence ATGAAACAGTTATTCCTGCTCGGAATCGTTTTATCAATCGTGGTTTTTTCCTGTAAGAAGGAAGAAACCACTGTTGTTTCTGCGTATAGCGACGATTCAACATTGGTGAATCTGGCCGGGGATTGCAGCACGGGAGATCAAACATCCTATGCTTTCTCTTACCAGATCAACGGGCTCACTTCGGCCCAGTCACTGATGTTCTATGTAGGAAATTCGTTTTTTAATCAAAGCTGGGTGCAGGCACCTTCTTCAACAACTGCCAGAGACGGGTTAGGGCCATTGTTCAATGCAAGATCCTGTTCGGCTTGTCACTTCCGCGACGGAAGAGGAGCTCCCCAGTCAAATTCCGGTTTGCTTTTCCGCCTGGGCGCAAACTTTGACAATTCCCCCGATGCCATTTACGGCGGACAATTACAGGATTTCTCGCACAATTCCATCACACCCGAAGGAAGCATGGGAATTACCTATGTAGAGGAAACCGGTTATTTTGCCGACGGAAGCACTTATTCGCTCAGGAAACCGGTTTACACGGTTGCAGGTCAAAGCTATGGAGCGATGCAGGGAACAACCGGGATTTCTCCGCGGGTTGGACAGCAAATGATTGGTTTGGGGCTTTTGGAACTCATTTCCGAAGCAGATATTTTGGCAAATGCAGATCCGAATGACGCGAATGGTGATGGTATTTCAGGAGTTGCGAATTACGTAACGGATATCGTATCCGGAATGCCGGTTATCGGCCGCTTCGGATGGAAAGCGAACGTAGGAAGCATTGCACACCAGGTAGCAGGAGCATTCAACGGGGATATCGGTATTACCAGCACTTACTTCCCGAATGAGAATTATACGGCCAATCAGCCTTCCTGTGCCGGTTTACCTAATGGGGGAACGCCGGAAATCGAAGACAACGATCTGAATGCGGTGATTCTTTATGCAAAAACGCTGGCGGTTCCGAGAAGAAGAAATGTAACGCAGGGCGAAGTAAAATTCGGTGCGCAGTACTTCAAATCGCTTGGATGTGTTTCCTGTCATAAGATGAATTTCACCACCGGTTTCGGCGGAGACATTGCCCCTTTGAAAAACCAAAAAATAACTCCTTATACAGACCTGCTGCTCCACGATATGGGGCCTGGCCTGGCAGACAATGTTCCGGATCATCTGGCTTCCGGTTCTGAGTGGCGAACACAGCCGCTTTGGGGATTAGGGTTGATCTCATTAGTGAACGGTCATACGTATTTGCTCCACGACGGAAGAGCACGGTCCATAGAAGAAGCTATTTTATGGCACGGTGGAGAAGCTGAAAAGAGCAAGGAAAACTACAAGAAACTTCCCGCGAAACAGCGCGCCTACCTTTTAAAGTATCTGCAATCGTTATAA
- a CDS encoding lysoplasmalogenase: MANKILIGFLGILFVADLVLIGFENGNELRFFTKPLLVPVILAIYFSGVRQKATGINPYFLSGLIFSFLGDTFLLFKWAFLPGLGCFLVAHILYILSFVKLRESKMLASLPFILLYLGLLLYFLHPYLKEMEIPVIVYGITISTMAWFSLRTRNNMLISGALLFVISDSLLAFNLFVSSSAILEQVVMTTYVFAQLSLVYGMISAKRS; encoded by the coding sequence ATGGCAAACAAAATCCTGATCGGTTTTTTGGGAATCCTCTTCGTAGCGGATTTGGTCCTGATTGGTTTTGAGAACGGAAATGAACTGCGGTTCTTCACCAAGCCGCTTTTAGTGCCGGTGATCCTTGCAATCTATTTTTCTGGAGTGCGGCAAAAAGCAACTGGAATCAATCCTTATTTCCTTTCCGGGTTGATCTTCAGTTTCCTGGGAGATACCTTTCTACTGTTTAAATGGGCGTTTCTTCCAGGATTGGGCTGCTTCCTGGTTGCGCATATCCTATATATTCTGAGCTTTGTAAAACTCCGCGAATCCAAAATGCTCGCCTCTTTGCCGTTTATCCTGCTGTATCTCGGATTGCTGCTCTATTTCCTCCACCCGTATTTGAAAGAGATGGAGATCCCGGTAATTGTTTACGGAATAACTATTTCGACGATGGCTTGGTTCAGCCTTCGCACCAGGAATAACATGCTCATTTCCGGGGCACTTTTGTTCGTTATTTCCGATTCTCTTCTGGCATTCAACCTGTTTGTGAGTTCTTCGGCTATTCTGGAACAAGTGGTCATGACTACTTACGTTTTCGCACAGCTTTCTTTAGTCTACGGAATGATTTCCGCCAAACGTTCCTGA